In Thalassophryne amazonica chromosome 13, fThaAma1.1, whole genome shotgun sequence, the sequence aagaaaaaagtcttgaaaatgtCATATTTGAATATGGAAAGACTGAGATTGgtatttttcaatgttttcctatTTGTAGACTAAACCATCTAGTCTACAGTAATAAAATAATCTTTGGTTTCAGACCAGAGCTGTAATAGCAGTAATAAAATAATCTCTGGCTCCACACTTAGTAAAAACAATTTGCTTTTGAGGTCCCTTGGACAAGAATATAGttctttttttctctgtttctcttgttagttcccctccggcagatcccaagcagccgggaaagcaggccgactgggtgactgtgaggaggaagcgtagtcctaaacagaagccccgtgtacaccgccaacaagttcacatttctaaccgtttttccccactcagcgacacacccgccgaggaacaaactctggttattggcgtctctgttttgagaaatgtgaagttagtgacaccagcaaccacagtcaattgtcttccgggggccagagcaggcgacattgaaggaaatttgaaactgctggctaaggctaagcgtaaatttggtaagattgtaattcacgtcggcagtaatgacacccggttacgccaatcggaggtcactaaaattaatattgaatcggtgtgtaactttgcaaaaacaatgtcggactctgtagttttctctgggcccctccccaatcggactgggagtgacatgtttagccgcatgttctccttgaattgctggctgtctgagtgatgtccaaaaaatgaggttggcttcatagataattgttaaagcttctggggaaaacctggtcttgttaggagagacggcgtccatcccactttggatggagcagctctcatttctagaaatctggccaattttcttaaatcctccaaaccttgactatccagggttgggaccaggaagcagagttgtagtcttacacacctctctgcagcttctctccccctgccatcccctcattaccccatccccgtggagatggtgcctgctcccagaccaccaataaccagtaaaaatatatttaagcttaaaaattcaaaaagaaaaaataatatagcaccttcaactgcaccacagactaaaacagttaaatgtggtctattaaacattagatctctctcttctaagtccctgttagtaaatgatataataattgatcaacatattgatttattctgccttacagaaacctggttacagcaggatgactatgttagtttaaatgagtcaacacccccgagtcacactaattgccagaacactcgtagcacgggccgaggcggaggattagcagcaatcttccactccagcttattaattaatcaaaaacccagacagagctttaattcatttgaaagcttgactcttagtcttgtccatccaaattggaagtcccaaaaaccagttttatttgttgttatctatcgtccacctggtcgttactgtgagtttctctgtgaattttcggaccttttgtctgacttagtgcttagctcagataagataattatagtgggtgattttaacatccacacagatgctgagaatgacagtctcaacactgcatttaatctattgttagactcgattggctttgctcaaaatgtaaatgagtccacccaccactttaatcataccttagatcttgttctgacttatggtatggaaattgaagacttaacagtattccctgaaaacccccttctgtctgatcatttcttaataacatttacatttactctgatggactacccagcagtggggaataagtttcattacagtagaagtctttcagaaagcgctgtaactaggtttaaggatatgattccttctttatgttctccaatgccatataccaacacagggcagagtagctacctaaactctgtgagtgagatagattatctcgtcaatagttttatatcctcattgaggacaactttggatgctgtagctcctctgaaaaagagagccttaaatcagaagtaaagctaggacatcttactactcatcactaattgaagaaaataagaacaaacccaggtttcttttcagcactgtagccaggctgacaaagagtcagagctctattgagccaagtattcctttaactttaactcgtaatgacttcatgactttctttgctaataaaattttaactattagagaaagaattactcataaccatcccaaagacatatcgttctctttggctgctttcagtgatgccggtatttggttagactctttctctctgattgttctgtctgagttattttcattagttacttcctccaaaccatcaacatgtctattagaccccattcctaccaggctgctcaaggaagccctaccattaattaatgcttcgatcttaaatatgatcaatctatctttattagttggctatgtaccacaggcttttaaggtggcagtaattaaaccattacttaaaaagccatcacttgacccagctatcttagctaattataggccaatctccaaccttccttttctctcaaaaagtcttgaaagggtagttgtaaaacagctaactgatcatctgcagaggaatggtctatttgaagagtttcagtcagggtttagaattcatcatagtaccgaaacagcattagtgaaggttacaaatgatcttcttatggcctcagacagtggactcatctctgtgcttgttctgttagacctcagtgctgcttttgatactgttgaccataaaattttattacagagattagagcatgccataggtattaaaggcactgcgctgcggtggtttgaatcatatttatctaatagattacaatttgttcatgtaaatggggaatcttcttcacagactaaggttaattatggagttccacaaggtctgggagcaggcaccatctctacggggatggggtaatgaggggatggcagggggagagaagctgcagagaggtgtgtaacactacaactctgcttcctggtcccaaccctggatagtcagggtattagacagcattgcttaaattttcattgttacgcagatgatacccagctttatctatccatgaagccagaggacacacaccaattagctaaactgcaggattgtcttacagacataaagacatggatgacctctaatttcctgcttttaaactcagataaaattgaagttattgtacttggccccacaaatcttagaaacatggtgtctaaccagatccttactctggatggcattaccctgacctctagtaatactgtgagaaatcttggagttatttttgatcaggatatgtcattcaatgcgcatattaaacaaatatgtaggtctgctttttttgcatttgcgcaatatctaaaattagaaaggtcctgtctcagagtgatgctgaaaaactaattcatgcatttatttcctctaggctggactattgtaattcattattatcaggttgtcctaaaagttccctgaaaagccttcagttaattcaaaatgctgcagctagagtactgacagggactagaaggagagagcatatctcacccatattggcctctcttcattggcttcctgttaattatagaatagaatttaaaattcttcttcttatttataaggttttgaataatcaggtcccatcttatcttagggacctcatagtaccatatcaccccaatagagcgcttcgctctcaaactgcaggcttacttgtagttcctagggtttgtaagagtagaatgggaggcagagccttcagctttcaggctcctctcctatggaaccagctcccaattcagatcagggagacagacaccctctctacttttaagattaggcttaaaactttcctttttgctaaagcttatagttagggctggatcaggtgaccctgaaccatcccttagttatgctgctatagacttagactgctggggggttcccatgatgcctgagtgtttctttctctttttgctctgtatgcaccactctgcatttaatcattagtgactgatctctgctctcctccacagcatgtctctttttcctggttctctccctcagccccaaccagtcccagcagaagactgcccctccctgagcctggttctgctggaggtttcttcctgttaaaagggagtttttccttcccactgtagccaagtgcttgctcacagggggtcgttttgaccgttggggtttttccgtaattattgtatggctttgccttacaatataaagcgccttggggcaactgtttgttgtgatttggcgctatataaataaaattgatttgatttgatttgtttcagGAATGAAGACAGAATAGAGAGGAGTGAACGACAGACTTGCACCAAGATGGACAGTATTGAAGCTGCGGAAGAACAGTAAGTGCAGCCGTCACGCCCATGGCTGTGTTACGTGACCCTATACACATCCATGctgttcatgttttgtgtgtctgCTTGCAGACAGCCCAGCCTGGATGAGGTGTTATTGTGGGCACGGAGTTTTGAGCTGATGTTGCGCTCGTTGGAGGGCCAGGAAATCTTCCGTGAGTTCCTACGCTCGGAATACAGTGAGGACAACCTGCTTTTCTGGTTGGCCTGTGAAGACCTGAAAAAGGAGACCAGTCCTTCAGTTGTGGATGAGAAAGCCAGAATCATATACGAAGACTATGTGTCAATATTATCGCCCAAAGAGGTATTGGCTGAGTTGTGTTGTCTTGTGTTAAAGAGAAAATGACTTGTTCTTTTACAACCTTAGTTATATTAATTCATTGTTGGCAATCAAGACTCTCATTACTCTGTTCATCTTGACAGTTGTGTTGAATAAGATAAACCATGTTTTTTACAAATTGCTGAAAAAgaaatacagtgctgctggaaagtTTGTGaatccttgagcttttacatgtttgaaaatttttttaggacatcaaaaagaaGACTTGATCTTGAagaacacacataccaccctcccCGGGGGTTGATagtactaatatttttggagaaattggcagttttggctaaccaataaacaagggatgttgtgctgcaatgcaccatcgggctttgggattttaaatgttgttattgtggttcatgttagtttaacagtgttgtcagtgttattgatttattgtttttgtagttcaattgctttagtcagtttagttaagtctcatgttgccggTACCGTGACTGAAaaatgtagtgcatttgatgtcttccgccaccatctctgtttgtgtctaaaattagaagcacctgcttgcgacagaatgccaaaaagacaaaaagctctccatccgcgtgtgcatgtgtgtaacttcgatcacagagatactggggaaagctgacatttgccgtttataaatacattaagccagtcaattaacatttaaaaaattgtgtaattgactggaaataaaagggttgcgttcttcttctaaaaactgttgaggtctaagcttcaaaaaacattctggactcacataccaTTCCAATTCATtgcacaagctttgcttaatttattaccacccttaccacaaaaatgtcagctacgtattttataaacactacccaatctagagtgtgtgtgtgtgtgtgtgtgtgtgtgtgtgtgtgtgtgtgtgtgtgtgtgtgtgtgtgtgtgtgtgtgtgtgtgtgtgtgtgtgtgtgtgtgtgtgtgtgtgtgtgtgtgtgtgtgtgtatatatatatataatacatcctTGGATTTCCAGGAAGTAATTGCATTGAGACATGGATTGTTTCCTTTATAAGGTTGCTGTGTTTCTTTACTGTAGGTAAGTCTGGACTCTCGGGTTAGAGAAGGCATAAACCAGAGCCTGGTAGCACCCAGCAACCTGATGTATGAGGAGGCCCAGCTTCAAATCTACACCCTGATGCACCGTGACTCCTTTCCCCGTTTCCTCAACTCCACCTTTTACAGAGACCTCCTGTCCAGCAGGAGGCGCACCTGCCTCGACACCTAGAAGTTCTCCTTGGTCACCCTACACAAACGAGACTACTACTTCAAATACTACTATGGTGCCAGACGGTGGGTTTGAAGGATCTCTCTTTGTTTGACTGGAAAGACTGAATGACATCCACGATAGCtggtcatttttgttgttgttgttgtttgtttgttttttatttatattttctaaGCAATTTATATCCAGTACTGCACTGGAACCAGGTTGGCCTTTGCTGGTTGGTTATTGGTCAATAAGACCATCAGTGCTGGCCAGTGATTCTTTAGTGCTGTTCATTATGGTTGAATGGCcaacccacttgtgaacaagtggTTCAAAATGGCCAATCTATTGGCCAGCAATGTGACTGTGGACTGGACCTCATCAATTGATGGGgacagacagatagagagagagagaggcaactATTCCTATACTGTAATGTTTAGGCCTCATGCTATCGACCCTCACCCTTAAAACTTCTCCTCCTTTCTGTTTTGTCTTCAGTTTTTGTAGTTCTGTCCCATTCCTCACATTATTGTGTGtgagtttatttttttcaattggaCTCCTCTGCCAATTTAAGCAGAATAAGCACTTCttgctctctcactctgtctggtGTAGCGTGACGACTTTAGCCGAGGACTGCAAGCCTTTTTGAATTTTGAGATGTATTGAAACGGGACTGTCCTCCCCATCTGGCTGTGTGTGATCAGTAAAGGGAAAGCGTAACACTTCTGTAAAATTTAAGCTCAAAGCAGTTATGTTATTGAGTAGGTTTGACCGTGTCTGCAACAAACACAACAGCAGCCACCTCCCAGACCCCCAGCTGTCCATCTATCCATTCACTCCTCTGTCCATTCGCCAAAGCACTTTCCTTCTTTACGATTCCTTAATTGGTAGAAGTAAGGGCTAGAATTGTGGTTGGACAGCTACTTGTATTATTACTTCATCTTTGggtggtttaaaaaaatatctgTGTGAAGAAAATTACAATCCATGTACAAAAAAGGCTGCACAATTGCTGCCGCTTTTTCCCAGAGAGCAACCACAGTTTGTCCAACGATTCCAATACCTTTCCCTCCCTGCCTTTCGCTAGCTCGGATCGCCACGGCCTGACAAGCACATGTGCCCTATTGCGGGGTAAAACGACGTTGTGAGAAAATAAAATGCAACTCTTACCGGATCCGGACAGTAATGTGTTCACTTTCAGTGTTTTGAACAGATGGAGGGTTTTGCCGTTTAGTCATCCACCACATGTACGATATTGGGGATTATGGAAAGATGGATTTTATTGGAAGAAACGGCCAGTAAGTGTTGCAAGCTAGCACAGCAGATGTTATAACTGCTTTTATGAGCCTTGATTCTGTAAGGCTTTAGTTTTAGAAGGTGTTGGTGGACATCCATCATTGCTTTGTCGGCATGTGAACCCGTGTGCCAAACAGGATTTCAAACATGCTGTGAAGAAATGTACCTTGTAGCTCAACACTGGCTCTTTAAGCCTCAATTTTTGGTGACACGTCTGGCAACTGGAAGACGTACTCCTTCATTTAGCTGCTGCCCATTCAGGACTCATTTTTCCCAGAGCTAGTGAAAAGGGCTGGAAGAGTAACGCCAACACGCTGCCATACTAGAAGAATTATGAAATTTGCATAGCCGCGCTATATGCTAGCCTTCCCAAGGCTAAATAGGTTTCCGCATGCAGCAGGCAAACTGTTAGTATGCTAGCACTAGCCATGCTAATTCTCCATCCCACAGCCAGGACTCCAGGACGCTGGTGTGTTTTTCTAATCTGACTTTGCCAGCATGCAGTGGCAATATGGGATAAAGGCTACATGTGTGTGCAGTACAATTACACAcccaacaggattttttttttttttttagattttttttttttaagttaaaaggGGTCTTCCCAATTGTCCCCTTAACTTTGTAATATTTAAAAGGATGTTTTCTTATTTGATGATATTAACATTTGAACAGGAGCTTAGTTCTTGGCCTATGGGTGTGCAGTAGAAAGTGCATGAGAGCAGTATATGCTATTTTATTGAAAACTCTGGGCCTGGGTACATATTTATCATGTTATGTGATGGCTAGCTAACCTTTTGATTTTGTGGTTAGTTCAGACTTAAAGCGCCAAATGAAACTGTGCCACTCCTCAGTGATGAACAAGCATTCATGTTACCACCTCCTTTATCTGCCTGACatttttgtgccaactttggatAGTTTAAAATTTAAACCATGTCTTTTGTGGGATGTCCAGCACACTTCAGTTGCATTTGGGTTGAGTTAGACATAACCATTTGTGTCATGTCCCGATGTGTTTGGCTGATTGCCTTGTTTTAGGTGAGTCT encodes:
- the rgs17 gene encoding regulator of G-protein signaling 17 encodes the protein MPRSVSGVEMRKRQATHIEAPPQAPGHPRPNTCCLCWCGCCKCLWNEDRIERSERQTCTKMDSIEAAEEQQPSLDEVLLWARSFELMLRSLEGQEIFREFLRSEYSEDNLLFWLACEDLKKETSPSVVDEKARIIYEDYVSILSPKEVSLDSRVREGINQSLVAPSNLMYEEAQLQIYTLMHRDSFPRFLNSTFYRDLLSSRRRTCLDT